A part of Aegilops tauschii subsp. strangulata cultivar AL8/78 chromosome 2, Aet v6.0, whole genome shotgun sequence genomic DNA contains:
- the LOC109767566 gene encoding uncharacterized protein — translation MQLIASLLDTTHEREIKDPLLDTNSQVAKQDALIEQVSKDRQNSARLKWWKQMVIYCLIPAEEPPRMDEQNYHKHITECRSVPEDDPSMNHDLLPALGMLIIERLATFDLENWMEINGATCLISKTIEFASCRTKMINISETDQTMLKGSSLKVLRRLTSTKGKFGVALRQKISEHPFLLSNIAEILDESKSSREDREVTAEIIRNLAMNGNTSAEIGHIWLIISRLMYAFLRQDAPSSGDTGHFLPMIAGQALAVLAMESSNNCLVMLAEPGHVFIRELTIMIHSESQYRYTAASLLRDMCVQARPVLSNSDLKNISYILREVLEGIMDAEGAELEILLGLSSQICNVVPEDFARELDCGEIKERFIKRLVDVLNSNMVPTAHCPGIRRAVVQHAVYMMENKPSYANYFNRCWMMEALVMVESTPSKAENYRLFWGDAGLMEHSIPLSALVARAKRCL, via the exons ATGCAGCTCATAGCTTCACTTCTAGACACTACCCACGAAAGAGAAATAAAGGATCCTCTGCTAGACACTAATAGCCAAGTGGCCAAACAAGATGCCCTAATTGAGCAAGTTAGCAAGGACAGACAGAACTCCGCGAGGCTTAAATGGTGGAAACAGATGGTAATATACTGCTTGATACCGGCAGAGGAGCCACCTAGGATGGATGAGCAGAACTACCATAAGCACATTACAGAATGCAGGTCTGTTCCAGAGGATGATCCCTCGATGAACCATGATCTCCTCCCTGCACTAGGCATGTTAATTATTGAGAGGCTTGCTACCTTTGATCTTGAGAACTGGATGGAAATCAACGGAGCAACATGCCTCATCTCAAAGACCATAGAGTTTGCAAGCTGCAGAACCAAAATGATAAATATCAGTGAGACGGACCAAACAATGCTGAAAGGTTCATCATTGAAGGTGCTGAGAAGACTTACAAGCACTAAAGGGAAGTTTGGTGTAGCTCTGCGACAGAAGATTTCAGAACATCCTTTCCTGTTGAGTAACATTGCAGAAATTTTGGATGAAAGCAAGAGCAGCCGTGAAGATAGGGAGGTCACAGCAGAGATCATTAGAAATCTTGCCATGAATGGAAATACAAGCGCAGAGATTGGGCACATCTGGTTGATCATTAGCAGATTGATGTATGCCTTTCTCAGACAAGATGCACCATCGAGTGGAGATACAGGGCACTTCCTTCCAATGATCGCTGGGCAAGCATTGGCAGTGCTGGCAATGGAGAGTTCCAACAATTGTTTGGTTATGTTAGCGGAGCCAGGGCATGTATTCATCAGAGAACTCACAATTATGATCCATAGTGAGAGCCAGTACAGGTACACAGCAGCAAGCCTGTTGCGAGATATGTGCGTGCAAGCTCGGCCTGTTCTGAGCAACTCAGACCTGAAGAATATCTCTTACATCTTGCGAGAG GTGTTGGAAGGAATAATGGATGCAGAAGGAGCAGAGCTAGAGATCCTTCTTGGCCTTAGTTCACAAATATGTAATGTTGTTCCTGAAGACTTTGCCCGAGAACTAGATTGTGGTGAGATTAAGGAAAGATTTATAAAGAGGCTTGTCGATGTGCTTAACTCAAATATGGTACCCACTGCTCATTGTCCTGGAATCAGGAGGGCAGTAGTTCAACATGCAGTATACATGATGGAGAACAAGCCTAGCTACGCAAACTATTTCAACAGATGCTGGATGATGGAAGCACTGGTAATGGTAGAAAGTACACCTTCAAAGGCTGAAAATTATAGACTCTTCTGGGGTGATGCAGGACTCATGGAGCACAGCATACCTCTCTCTGCTCTCGTGGCCAGAGCGAAAAGATGTCTGTGA